A window of ANME-2 cluster archaeon contains these coding sequences:
- a CDS encoding hydrogenase iron-sulfur subunit has translation MPIGVYTCHCGSNIAGHLNVESVREFASTLPDVVVSKDITFACGDQGQDEIKKDIQEMDLDRIVVAACSPRLHEVTFRRAAKAAGLNPYLVEIVNIREQCSWVHRDSYHYTTQKAKDLVAMGVARARLLSPLMLETVPAIRDVLVIGGGVTGVQAALNMADSGIKVHLVEREPMLGGWMAWLNEVFPTNDCSMCVLAPRLTEVIDHPNITVHTYSEIKDITGHIGNFHIKVRHKPRYVDELKCKGCIELCATVCPIEVPQEIDGGLSLRKAIYLPHAQAVPLVAVVDPEHCVGCKLCEKACEPEAVDFDQKEEGVEFSVGAIIVATGHRPFDASRKPEYGYGTIRNVITSMELEQMLNASGPTSGMVVRPSDGQKAKRVAFIQCVGSRDETVGNPYCSRVCCMVAIKNAGLIRERNPETTVSVHYIDIRAGGENYEEYYIRNQEKGVEFIRGRLASVKEVDGEAVITYEDTMTGEIVDQTVDLVVLSVGLEPNPYSGEIVNTLNLSQRPDRFIQVAHPKMRPVDTHTRGVFVAGCASGPKEIQVSIAQGIAASARAISILSSGSIPKDVMGVEVIDDLCTGCRLCEEVCPYDRITVVNGKAVVDELTCSGCGACAAACPGGALQPRHFTDGQILAQVQAATHDIKETPLIIAFLCHWCSYAAADLAGSLGAGYPTNVRNIRVMCAGRVNPSFVLKALKGGADGVLVAGCRFGECHYLTGNRKAQQRVDILKSMLADRGIDPRRVRTAWVAASEGGKFAQEVRDFVDELVGIGAIGSELDASDTDINTGE, from the coding sequence ATGCCAATAGGCGTATATACCTGCCACTGCGGCAGCAACATTGCGGGCCACCTGAATGTGGAATCAGTACGTGAATTTGCCAGTACCCTGCCTGACGTTGTCGTATCAAAAGATATTACCTTTGCATGCGGGGACCAGGGACAGGATGAGATCAAAAAGGATATTCAGGAAATGGATCTGGACCGAATCGTGGTGGCTGCATGCTCCCCCAGGCTGCACGAAGTGACCTTCAGACGGGCGGCAAAGGCAGCCGGACTGAATCCCTATCTGGTCGAGATCGTGAATATAAGGGAGCAATGCAGCTGGGTACACAGGGATTCTTATCATTACACCACCCAGAAGGCCAAGGACCTGGTGGCTATGGGTGTAGCAAGGGCGAGACTGCTCAGTCCCCTCATGCTCGAGACTGTTCCGGCCATCAGGGACGTGCTGGTCATAGGTGGCGGAGTCACCGGTGTCCAGGCAGCACTCAACATGGCAGATAGCGGAATAAAGGTACATCTGGTCGAGCGCGAGCCTATGCTGGGAGGCTGGATGGCATGGCTCAACGAGGTGTTCCCTACCAACGACTGTTCCATGTGCGTGCTGGCTCCCAGGCTTACCGAGGTCATCGACCACCCCAATATAACCGTACATACCTATTCTGAGATAAAAGATATTACAGGACATATCGGGAATTTCCATATTAAAGTGAGACACAAACCCAGGTACGTTGATGAATTAAAGTGCAAGGGGTGTATCGAACTGTGTGCTACCGTGTGCCCCATAGAAGTGCCACAGGAAATTGATGGTGGGTTGAGCCTGCGTAAGGCCATCTACCTGCCTCATGCCCAGGCTGTGCCCCTTGTGGCCGTGGTCGACCCTGAACACTGCGTGGGGTGTAAATTGTGCGAGAAGGCATGCGAACCCGAGGCAGTGGATTTTGACCAGAAGGAAGAAGGTGTTGAGTTCAGTGTGGGTGCCATTATCGTGGCCACCGGACACCGTCCCTTTGATGCATCGCGCAAACCGGAATATGGTTATGGCACGATCCGCAACGTCATTACCAGCATGGAACTTGAGCAGATGCTGAATGCTTCGGGCCCTACCAGCGGGATGGTTGTCCGTCCTTCGGATGGACAAAAGGCGAAAAGGGTGGCATTTATTCAATGCGTGGGCAGCAGGGATGAGACTGTGGGCAACCCGTATTGTTCCAGGGTGTGCTGCATGGTTGCTATAAAGAACGCCGGGCTTATCAGGGAAAGGAATCCTGAAACAACGGTCAGTGTACATTATATCGACATCAGGGCCGGCGGCGAGAACTATGAGGAGTACTATATCAGGAACCAGGAAAAAGGTGTGGAATTCATCAGGGGGAGGTTGGCGTCAGTGAAAGAGGTTGATGGTGAAGCTGTCATCACCTATGAAGATACCATGACCGGGGAGATTGTGGACCAGACTGTGGACCTGGTAGTGCTCTCAGTAGGCCTTGAGCCAAATCCCTATTCCGGTGAAATTGTCAATACCCTGAACCTGAGCCAGCGGCCTGATAGGTTCATCCAGGTAGCCCATCCCAAGATGCGCCCGGTAGACACCCATACCAGGGGCGTGTTCGTAGCAGGCTGTGCTTCCGGTCCCAAGGAGATACAGGTGTCCATTGCACAGGGAATTGCCGCATCAGCCAGGGCCATAAGTATATTAAGCAGTGGCAGTATCCCGAAAGATGTGATGGGGGTTGAGGTCATTGATGACCTTTGTACAGGATGCCGGCTCTGTGAGGAGGTCTGCCCTTATGACAGGATAACGGTAGTGAACGGCAAAGCTGTGGTGGACGAACTGACCTGCAGCGGATGCGGTGCCTGCGCTGCTGCCTGTCCCGGTGGTGCCCTGCAGCCCAGGCATTTCACTGACGGCCAGATACTGGCACAGGTACAAGCAGCCACTCATGACATAAAAGAAACTCCGCTCATTATCGCTTTTTTATGCCACTGGTGCAGTTATGCTGCAGCTGACCTGGCTGGTTCGCTGGGTGCGGGCTATCCAACCAATGTCAGGAACATCCGTGTGATGTGTGCGGGCAGGGTGAACCCGTCATTCGTACTGAAGGCTTTGAAAGGCGGTGCGGATGGTGTGCTTGTGGCAGGGTGCCGGTTCGGTGAATGCCATTACCTGACCGGGAATCGTAAGGCTCAGCAACGGGTGGATATCCTGAAAAGTATGCTGGCTGATAGGGGGATCGACCCCAGGCGCGTGAGAACTGCGTGGGTGGCTGCCAGTGAAGGCGGGAAGTTTGCGCAGGAGGTCCGTGATTTTGTGGATGAACTGGTTGGGATAGGTGCTATCGGAAGTGAACTTGATGCATCTGATACAGATATCAACACGGGTGAATAA
- a CDS encoding S-adenosyl-l-methionine hydroxide adenosyltransferase family protein — MAVISLLSDFGDLYPAQMKAVILRINPTAVLVDISHQIPAQDISAGAFALMISAPHFPEGTVHLAVVDPGVGTSRRPIAVQAGAHFFVGPDNGLLIPAACGAGQDLTVREITNPDLLLEPSSTFHGRDIFAPVAAHLSSGMAVADVGDTIQNFVEMDFCGSGVMDGKVRGQIVYVDGFGNAITNIPGKVMFEWFKYGDVLDIYGVNMLFVKTYGSVKKGMPLLVVGSHGYLEISVNSGSAVKLFGLELGSHFDLVPPGSFFL; from the coding sequence ATGGCAGTAATTTCACTGCTCTCTGATTTCGGGGACCTGTACCCGGCCCAGATGAAAGCCGTCATTTTACGTATCAATCCAACTGCTGTGCTTGTAGATATCTCACACCAGATACCTGCCCAGGACATCAGTGCCGGAGCCTTTGCCCTGATGATATCGGCACCGCATTTCCCTGAAGGTACGGTGCACCTTGCTGTGGTTGACCCTGGCGTAGGCACATCCAGGCGCCCTATAGCAGTACAGGCCGGGGCACATTTTTTTGTAGGGCCTGACAATGGTCTGCTGATTCCAGCGGCTTGCGGGGCAGGACAGGATCTTACGGTACGTGAGATCACCAACCCGGATCTTTTGCTTGAACCTTCATCCACGTTCCACGGACGGGATATATTTGCCCCGGTTGCAGCTCACCTGTCATCAGGAATGGCAGTGGCAGACGTAGGTGATACGATACAGAATTTTGTGGAAATGGATTTTTGTGGCTCTGGGGTAATGGATGGGAAAGTGCGGGGGCAAATCGTGTATGTGGATGGTTTTGGTAATGCCATTACAAATATCCCGGGCAAAGTTATGTTCGAGTGGTTTAAATACGGTGATGTACTGGATATTTATGGTGTGAACATGCTTTTTGTCAAAACATACGGTAGCGTGAAAAAAGGTATGCCTCTTCTTGTTGTTGGTAGCCACGGTTATCTGGAGATATCGGTAAATTCAGGTAGTGCCGTCAAATTGTTTGGATTGGAGCTAGGGAGCCATTTTGATTTGGTCCCTCCTGGTTCATTCTTTTTGTGA
- a CDS encoding molybdopterin-dependent oxidoreductase, translating to MKQFKDVTSKDITRRGFLKLTAATGGAVVAGSALLDPAMAGSECIDCHKIAGAPARKQPHKWIPTVCNMCGGQTGVLADVMTVENEKVVLKVVPNLHNPMGVSNVSEDFEEHKNEGAALCPRGNASIMDLYDHDRLSKPMKRTNPVKGKGIDPGWKEITWTEAYELISTKLSELKENGEAHKLVWFSDDDNFVHIQQDFCNLYGTPNYHNQSNLYDAVRRAAFKSMVGHQRPLTDNVDTKFILLFGTNPLSAVKWGYVPQTMIRGIQHGAQMVVVDPYHSFTASKAHEWVPIKPGTDGALALALGHVIIKLGLYDNDFIDHWTVGFDEYADYVRNKSPEWAESITGIPAGTIERLGRELGNTRPVIIDAWSGVTQHSNGFQTMRAIVALTGLLGQFDVRGGLVLPDMSGNVHQEVKYTPSKYSRLDGGTDKYPFAHESGVIVETLNTMQKGTGPYQPKVGVVMHQNLVMSVPGTENVIEAMKSLEFLAVVDTHMSETAELADLVLPGTHYLERYDLVNNWTTWPSVSLRQPVIEPRFGQPVEYEFIIELGRRLGLRETDGNLFFNNLVYEEYLSRELENGAPGITLEELKELPGATWTDPEGTKFKKYDKIIRLSGSSDVDENGVVHDKDGKPIGVMIWDRYHAGFETPTRKFELYSGTLGNTKDANGDPIPPIPEYKAADIKPDYEYPLYLINWKEVSHTGVRTQNNIWLDELKHSNYLAIHPETAERLNIRTGDPVWIETKNVKDKGTALLTDRIHPEVVGMQHGFGHWNMGEVANGNGTNDYQFYNTAADPVSGNALANEMIVKVYRA from the coding sequence ATGAAACAGTTCAAGGACGTGACTTCCAAAGACATCACACGTCGTGGATTCCTGAAACTTACCGCAGCAACAGGCGGAGCAGTTGTTGCTGGTAGTGCATTGTTAGATCCTGCCATGGCGGGTAGCGAGTGTATCGACTGTCACAAGATAGCTGGCGCCCCTGCCCGGAAACAGCCGCACAAATGGATACCTACAGTCTGTAATATGTGCGGCGGACAGACCGGAGTACTGGCCGATGTCATGACCGTGGAGAATGAAAAAGTGGTCCTCAAAGTAGTACCGAATCTCCATAACCCTATGGGCGTATCTAATGTGTCTGAAGATTTTGAAGAACATAAAAATGAAGGAGCAGCATTATGTCCCAGAGGTAACGCCAGCATTATGGACCTGTATGATCATGACAGGCTTTCCAAACCCATGAAACGCACCAATCCTGTAAAAGGGAAAGGTATCGACCCTGGCTGGAAAGAAATAACATGGACCGAAGCTTATGAACTTATCAGTACGAAGCTTTCCGAACTCAAGGAAAACGGTGAAGCCCATAAACTGGTATGGTTCAGTGATGATGACAATTTTGTTCATATACAACAGGATTTCTGTAACCTGTATGGCACTCCCAATTACCATAACCAGTCGAACCTGTATGATGCAGTCCGGAGGGCGGCATTCAAATCTATGGTCGGGCACCAGCGGCCACTGACAGACAACGTGGATACTAAGTTCATTCTGCTGTTTGGTACAAATCCTCTCTCTGCAGTTAAATGGGGATATGTGCCCCAAACCATGATCCGCGGAATCCAGCACGGGGCCCAGATGGTGGTTGTAGACCCGTACCACAGTTTTACTGCTTCAAAAGCCCATGAATGGGTCCCCATAAAACCAGGCACGGACGGTGCACTTGCCCTTGCATTGGGTCATGTCATCATTAAACTGGGATTATATGATAACGATTTCATAGACCACTGGACTGTTGGTTTTGATGAGTATGCTGACTATGTCAGGAATAAGAGCCCGGAATGGGCCGAATCGATTACCGGTATTCCGGCAGGTACTATTGAGAGGCTGGGACGGGAACTGGGTAATACCAGGCCGGTAATTATCGATGCATGGTCTGGCGTAACCCAGCATTCGAATGGTTTCCAGACCATGAGGGCCATTGTCGCCCTGACCGGTCTGCTCGGTCAGTTCGATGTGCGGGGAGGTCTTGTGCTGCCTGATATGAGTGGAAATGTACATCAGGAAGTAAAGTACACACCATCAAAGTATTCCAGGCTGGATGGCGGTACTGACAAATATCCATTTGCTCATGAATCCGGGGTCATAGTTGAGACATTGAACACTATGCAAAAAGGGACCGGACCATATCAACCAAAGGTCGGTGTTGTTATGCACCAGAACCTGGTGATGTCAGTTCCAGGGACCGAAAATGTCATAGAAGCCATGAAGAGTCTTGAATTCCTGGCTGTTGTGGACACACACATGTCAGAAACTGCCGAACTGGCTGACCTCGTATTGCCCGGTACTCATTACCTGGAACGGTATGACCTGGTCAATAACTGGACCACCTGGCCGTCGGTAAGCCTGCGCCAGCCTGTTATTGAACCCCGGTTCGGACAGCCGGTAGAATACGAATTCATCATAGAGCTGGGCAGGCGCCTGGGATTACGTGAGACAGACGGTAACCTATTCTTTAATAATCTGGTTTATGAGGAATACCTTAGCAGAGAACTTGAGAATGGTGCCCCCGGTATTACTCTTGAGGAATTGAAGGAACTGCCTGGTGCCACGTGGACCGATCCTGAAGGTACGAAATTCAAGAAGTATGACAAAATAATCCGTCTTTCAGGCTCATCAGATGTGGACGAGAATGGTGTTGTTCATGACAAAGATGGAAAACCAATAGGTGTCATGATATGGGACAGATATCATGCAGGTTTTGAAACCCCAACCCGTAAGTTCGAACTGTATTCCGGTACATTAGGAAATACAAAAGACGCCAATGGTGACCCTATCCCTCCCATACCCGAGTATAAGGCTGCAGACATTAAACCTGACTATGAATATCCGTTATACCTGATAAACTGGAAAGAAGTATCTCATACCGGTGTCAGAACCCAGAACAATATCTGGCTGGATGAATTGAAACATTCCAACTACCTGGCAATTCACCCTGAGACTGCAGAAAGGTTGAACATCAGGACCGGGGATCCAGTATGGATCGAGACAAAAAATGTCAAGGATAAAGGTACTGCGCTTCTCACTGACCGGATACATCCTGAAGTGGTAGGTATGCAGCACGGGTTTGGACACTGGAACATGGGTGAAGTGGCAAACGGTAACGGAACCAATGATTACCAGTTCTATAACACTGCTGCTGACCCCGTTTCAGGTAATGCCCTGGCAAATGAAATGATAGTCAAGGTGTACAGGGCATAA
- a CDS encoding 4Fe-4S dicluster domain-containing protein encodes MGKKKLDRINENWGPKYPRPEFRHGDPEKKYAMVIDLRKCIGCHACSIACKQENEVPLKHYRSWVKKIEKGTYPNVKTFNLPRLCNHCDRPPCVLVCPVRASFIREDGVTLIDFNRCMGCKACIAACPYNARFMNEGPFTNHDPKHTEYKDTADKCSFCAHRVDNGALPACVLSCMTKARVFGDMNDPNSEVSKLIHLYPTQLIKPGLGTEPKVFYIDADSSIMGRVEEDKR; translated from the coding sequence ATGGGAAAGAAAAAACTTGACAGGATAAATGAAAATTGGGGTCCTAAATACCCAAGACCGGAATTCAGACACGGAGACCCGGAAAAAAAATACGCTATGGTCATAGACCTCCGTAAATGTATAGGATGTCATGCCTGTTCCATTGCATGTAAGCAGGAAAATGAAGTACCTCTGAAGCATTACAGGTCATGGGTTAAGAAGATCGAGAAAGGGACGTATCCAAATGTCAAGACCTTTAACCTGCCCAGGTTATGCAATCACTGTGACCGTCCACCCTGTGTTCTTGTGTGCCCGGTCAGGGCATCGTTTATACGTGAAGACGGTGTGACGCTTATTGATTTCAATCGTTGCATGGGATGCAAGGCCTGTATTGCAGCCTGTCCTTATAATGCCAGGTTCATGAATGAAGGACCTTTCACCAACCATGACCCAAAACATACAGAATATAAAGATACAGCAGATAAGTGTTCTTTCTGTGCTCACAGAGTGGATAATGGTGCACTGCCTGCATGCGTGCTTTCCTGTATGACCAAAGCAAGGGTATTCGGGGATATGAACGACCCGAACAGTGAAGTATCGAAATTGATACACCTTTATCCTACCCAGCTCATCAAACCGGGACTGGGAACCGAACCAAAGGTATTTTACATTGACGCAGATTCCAGTATCATGGGACGTGTAGAGGAGGATAAGAGATGA
- the nrfD gene encoding polysulfide reductase NrfD, giving the protein MVFQEVYNVQHGLIWGLLITAFPFFTGLSAGSFTLSTLAYVFGKKEYKVISKNAVLMAIVLLLMANMTLFADTTQPTRAYYTFLYPNIASMFSWATFVISAYLLCSIIYAYFIFTGNDKYAKLMGIICIPVALGVHADTGFVFGLNKGMVLWHTALMPVLFLVSALTSGIALLIVVVTIKEKYFPEKKKIDPEIVYSIGNLLVFFLVLEFFLDIVDITTMLYSAAEEYEAIMLWLNGPLSFSFLWIQIFLGGIVPLLLLSHPKTGRTYLGQGLAGALVVIGTFAMRFNVIVGGQMIPKSEAGLVPYTNEIGYIGYSLFEEIMLLTGIIIFGTITYILALKYTPKIVAMIDGIIGQSVVHRGTEVPLELEE; this is encoded by the coding sequence ATGGTTTTCCAAGAAGTATATAATGTACAACATGGACTGATATGGGGATTGCTAATTACAGCTTTCCCCTTTTTTACAGGACTGAGTGCAGGGTCTTTCACACTATCGACCCTGGCATATGTATTCGGGAAAAAGGAATATAAGGTCATATCGAAGAACGCTGTATTAATGGCTATTGTACTATTATTGATGGCGAATATGACACTGTTTGCAGATACAACCCAGCCTACCCGGGCTTATTATACATTTTTATACCCGAACATAGCTTCTATGTTCAGTTGGGCTACTTTTGTGATCAGTGCCTATCTGTTATGCAGTATTATATATGCATATTTCATCTTTACCGGCAACGACAAATATGCAAAGCTAATGGGCATTATTTGTATACCGGTTGCCCTCGGAGTGCATGCAGATACTGGATTTGTGTTCGGGCTCAATAAAGGTATGGTGTTGTGGCACACCGCTCTCATGCCGGTGTTGTTCCTTGTTTCTGCACTGACGTCGGGAATTGCATTATTGATAGTTGTTGTAACCATAAAGGAAAAATACTTCCCTGAGAAGAAGAAGATCGATCCGGAAATCGTTTACAGCATAGGAAACCTGCTTGTTTTCTTCCTTGTGCTGGAATTCTTCCTTGATATTGTAGATATAACGACTATGTTATACTCTGCTGCTGAAGAGTACGAAGCAATAATGCTCTGGTTAAATGGACCCCTATCGTTCTCATTCCTGTGGATACAAATATTCTTAGGCGGAATTGTACCGTTGCTGCTTTTGTCCCATCCAAAGACCGGCCGGACATATCTCGGGCAGGGCCTGGCCGGAGCTCTTGTGGTTATCGGAACTTTCGCAATGAGATTTAACGTGATAGTTGGCGGACAGATGATCCCGAAAAGCGAAGCCGGATTGGTGCCCTATACGAATGAGATCGGATATATCGGTTATTCCCTCTTCGAGGAAATAATGCTATTGACCGGCATTATCATTTTCGGTACCATCACTTATATACTGGCTTTGAAATACACGCCGAAGATCGTTGCAATGATTGATGGAATTATTGGACAGAGTGTTGTTCACAGAGGAACTGAAGTCCCATTGGAGCTGGAGGAATAA